The Desulfuromonas versatilis genome has a segment encoding these proteins:
- a CDS encoding pilus assembly PilX family protein, translating into MMKKGKTPLGNERGAMLVIAVLVLALLTVIGMVATTTSTIELQIAANERNHQKAVYAAESGISHMVALLQSRLVEGNQANIASGNPPNWNFAIDGSHPDLASGFSRQLDGHFSYFTQIRDNDDESPNNPVADTDRLIFIQADGFGPEGATARVEVLVEAGLTGGSLSGYSAQAGGGSGKNSDANDTEAIQDTSSRDLGDI; encoded by the coding sequence ATGATGAAGAAGGGGAAAACACCTCTGGGCAACGAGCGAGGTGCCATGCTGGTGATCGCCGTTCTGGTGCTGGCCCTGCTGACTGTCATCGGCATGGTCGCGACAACCACCAGCACCATTGAGTTGCAGATTGCCGCCAATGAGCGGAATCACCAAAAAGCCGTATATGCTGCAGAATCCGGCATTTCCCACATGGTCGCGCTTCTGCAAAGCCGCCTGGTTGAAGGAAACCAGGCCAACATTGCCAGTGGCAATCCGCCCAATTGGAATTTCGCCATCGACGGCTCCCACCCTGACCTGGCCAGCGGCTTCAGCCGGCAACTGGATGGGCATTTCAGCTATTTCACCCAAATCCGGGATAATGACGACGAATCCCCCAACAACCCCGTGGCCGATACGGATCGCCTGATTTTCATCCAGGCCGACGGTTTCGGGCCGGAGGGCGCTACCGCGCGAGTGGAGGTTCTGGTGGAAGCCGGGCTTACCGGCGGTAGTCTTTCCGGATACTCAGCTCAGGCTGGCGGCGGCTCGGGGAAAAACTCCGATGCCAATGACACCGAGGCGATCCAGGACACCAGCAGTCGGGATCTGGGGGATATCTGA
- a CDS encoding type IV pilus modification PilV family protein, with protein sequence MRGRSKMDARGFSLVEILIGITIFAIGILAVATLQVSSMKTNSKANLLTQGSVLAQGKMEELIAYPFEHDDLQDRDLDGMQGLGDSEFDDDPGSRGDADYGPDPDQGQFRVYWNVAEDHPAVAGSRIKTIRVVVRWRERMEWKSTSIDYVRTN encoded by the coding sequence ATGAGAGGGCGTTCCAAGATGGATGCGCGAGGGTTCTCCCTGGTGGAAATCCTGATCGGGATCACTATTTTCGCCATCGGCATTCTGGCGGTGGCAACCCTGCAGGTTTCTTCGATGAAGACCAACTCCAAAGCCAATCTCCTGACTCAAGGGAGCGTGCTGGCGCAGGGCAAAATGGAGGAACTGATCGCTTACCCTTTTGAACATGACGACCTGCAAGACCGAGATCTCGACGGCATGCAGGGCCTGGGAGACAGCGAATTTGACGACGACCCGGGTTCGCGGGGGGATGCCGATTACGGGCCCGATCCGGATCAGGGGCAGTTTCGGGTCTACTGGAATGTGGCCGAAGATCATCCCGCTGTTGCCGGTTCCCGCATCAAAACAATCCGGGTGGTTGTCCGCTGGCGCGAGCGGATGGAATGGAAAAGCACCTCCATCGACTATGTCCGAACCAATTGA
- a CDS encoding PilW family protein, translating to MSHSSFRKNPHQGGFTLAEVLVALAITGIVTGAVFGLYLANARTYEVQNQVIDLQQNLRNGIDVLRRELKMAGYDPQGIGGYGIVTAGPEEIQFTLDENGDGDATHTVNKDDGTTEIVEDVNEYQTFSIYTSGGKKALGRKSTSSGYNSPLAENIEALGFAYAFDADGDGMLDNAAGRIFWALPRDAGGTDHWFDLDTNGDGDIDEDDGTSGTITGVDTGITTDLADVRAVRVWLLGRTDRPDREFLNSQTYTIGRQIKVFNDHYRRRLLATTVQCRNLGL from the coding sequence ATGAGTCATTCCAGCTTTAGAAAAAATCCCCACCAAGGGGGCTTCACCCTCGCCGAGGTGCTGGTGGCCCTGGCAATCACCGGCATCGTCACCGGGGCGGTCTTCGGTCTCTATCTGGCAAACGCTCGAACCTATGAAGTTCAAAACCAGGTGATTGATCTGCAACAAAACCTGCGCAACGGGATCGATGTCCTTCGCCGAGAGTTGAAAATGGCCGGCTACGACCCCCAAGGGATCGGCGGTTACGGCATCGTTACCGCCGGCCCCGAAGAGATCCAGTTCACCCTCGATGAAAATGGCGATGGCGATGCCACCCATACGGTTAACAAGGACGATGGGACCACGGAAATCGTGGAAGACGTCAACGAATACCAGACTTTTTCGATCTATACCTCGGGGGGGAAGAAAGCCCTCGGCAGGAAATCGACCAGCAGCGGTTACAATTCCCCTTTGGCCGAAAATATCGAGGCACTTGGCTTCGCCTACGCCTTCGACGCCGATGGCGACGGAATGCTGGACAACGCGGCAGGGCGCATCTTCTGGGCCCTCCCCCGGGACGCCGGTGGCACCGACCACTGGTTTGATCTGGACACTAATGGCGACGGCGATATCGATGAAGATGACGGCACAAGTGGTACCATCACCGGGGTGGATACCGGGATTACCACCGATCTGGCGGATGTCCGCGCGGTTCGGGTCTGGCTTTTGGGGCGAACGGATCGTCCGGATCGGGAATTCCTGAACTCCCAGACGTACACCATCGGTCGCCAGATAAAGGTTTTCAACGACCACTACCGGCGACGGCTCCTCGCCACAACCGTGCAGTGCAGGAACTTGGGACTATGA
- a CDS encoding GspH/FimT family pseudopilin, whose product MRAPRTLRCSRGFTLLELLMAVALVGILSAIALPNARAWLENYQLKTQARNLLAQFQQARMAAVKQNCRVAIALTSGTGQEGKCLVFVDDGGGGSNNVLIHDAGEKVLADFAMPAGIRLGGVTFGNQTTGFTSKGTAADNGSVELTNSRGDGYKLVLHGAGRARLDKI is encoded by the coding sequence ATGAGAGCGCCGCGCACCCTTCGCTGCAGCCGCGGCTTCACCCTGCTCGAGTTGCTGATGGCGGTGGCTCTGGTCGGGATCCTCTCCGCAATCGCTCTGCCCAATGCGCGAGCCTGGTTGGAGAATTACCAGCTTAAGACCCAGGCCCGAAACCTGCTGGCCCAGTTTCAACAGGCCCGCATGGCCGCTGTAAAGCAGAACTGCCGGGTTGCGATTGCCCTCACATCCGGGACCGGGCAGGAAGGCAAGTGTCTGGTATTTGTGGATGACGGTGGTGGCGGAAGTAATAACGTGTTGATTCACGACGCTGGGGAGAAAGTACTGGCGGATTTCGCCATGCCTGCCGGAATTCGTTTGGGGGGAGTGACATTCGGGAACCAAACCACCGGGTTCACCTCCAAGGGTACGGCGGCCGACAACGGCAGCGTAGAGCTGACCAATAGCCGAGGTGACGGCTACAAGCTGGTCCTTCACGGGGCGGGCCGGGCGCGTCTGGACAAAATTTAA
- a CDS encoding prepilin-type N-terminal cleavage/methylation domain-containing protein, protein MQHPHRDQAGFTLLEFLVAITIFSIGLLAIAGLQITSIQHNARANTQSSTTALARGILENILSRAGDDALFDADTDPAQPWDFDPATLDPDPTTTVEGGGTYSASFRILAGNPAAGMARVEVTVNGPNRRTLTLTGFKRAI, encoded by the coding sequence ATGCAGCATCCTCACCGCGATCAGGCGGGCTTTACGTTATTGGAATTCCTGGTGGCGATCACCATTTTTTCCATCGGCCTGCTGGCCATCGCCGGCCTGCAGATCACTTCGATACAGCACAACGCCCGGGCCAACACCCAGTCCTCCACCACCGCCCTGGCCCGCGGCATTCTCGAGAACATCCTCTCCCGAGCCGGCGACGACGCCCTGTTCGACGCCGACACCGATCCCGCCCAGCCCTGGGACTTCGACCCCGCCACCCTGGACCCCGACCCGACCACCACCGTGGAGGGCGGGGGGACCTATTCCGCCAGCTTCCGCATCCTGGCCGGCAACCCGGCCGCCGGCATGGCCCGGGTAGAGGTGACCGTCAACGGTCCCAACCGCCGCACCCTGACCCTGACCGGCTTCAAGAGGGCCATATGA
- the radC gene encoding RadC family protein gives MRSIKDWPEEERPREKLIQRGAEALTDAELLALVLRTGDGSGKTSALDLARSLLGRFGSLRHLAQATTAELCQSRGIGPAKAAELQAVFQLARRFSDQKLRPGDRFTSSTEVFRHYHEQLRDRKKEVFLSLLLDSKNRIIREVQVSEGSLTASIVHPREVFTPIIRESAAAVLFVHNHPSGDPNPSREDIEITTRLREVGELVGVRVLDHIIIGSERYVSFADRGLMG, from the coding sequence GTGCGCAGCATCAAGGATTGGCCGGAGGAGGAACGTCCCCGGGAGAAGCTCATCCAGCGCGGGGCCGAGGCGCTGACCGACGCCGAACTGCTGGCGCTGGTGCTGCGCACCGGCGACGGTTCGGGCAAGACCAGCGCCCTCGACCTGGCCAGGTCGCTGCTGGGGCGCTTCGGCAGCCTGCGCCACCTGGCCCAGGCCACCACCGCCGAGCTTTGCCAGAGCCGGGGGATCGGGCCGGCCAAGGCGGCCGAGCTGCAGGCGGTGTTTCAACTGGCCCGGCGCTTCAGCGACCAGAAGCTGCGGCCCGGCGACCGTTTCACCTCGTCCACCGAGGTGTTTCGGCACTACCACGAACAGCTGCGCGACCGCAAGAAGGAGGTCTTTCTCAGCCTGCTGCTCGACAGCAAGAACCGCATCATCCGCGAGGTCCAGGTTTCCGAGGGGAGCCTGACCGCCAGCATCGTCCACCCCCGCGAGGTCTTCACCCCCATCATCCGCGAATCGGCCGCCGCCGTACTCTTCGTGCACAATCACCCCTCCGGGGATCCGAACCCCAGCCGGGAGGATATCGAGATCACCACCCGGCTGCGGGAGGTCGGCGAGCTGGTGGGTGTGCGGGTGCTCGACCACATCATCATCGGCAGTGAAAGGTACGTCAGCTTCGCCGACCGGGGCCTGATGGGCTGA
- a CDS encoding ferritin-like domain-containing protein, whose translation MPQEYKVQEAIRQAIVAKKNLLDFYRQAAELIRNPKGREVFLRLSEEVLENTRRFFPYYRGNDLGSFEQFMNAPPAKDSAMLAELRKALDVNMHERRAREIALAEEQDLERNFRMTAARIVDPAARAVFEKVAEETRNHYLIIESEYSRTMAMVHETDMDIYVRE comes from the coding sequence ATGCCCCAGGAATACAAGGTTCAGGAAGCCATCAGGCAGGCGATCGTCGCCAAGAAAAATCTTCTCGATTTCTATCGCCAGGCTGCGGAGCTGATCCGCAACCCCAAGGGCAGGGAGGTATTTCTCCGCCTCAGCGAAGAGGTCCTGGAAAATACCCGGCGTTTTTTCCCCTACTACCGGGGCAACGACCTGGGGAGTTTCGAGCAGTTCATGAACGCCCCTCCGGCCAAGGATTCGGCCATGCTCGCCGAGCTGCGCAAGGCCCTTGACGTGAATATGCACGAGCGCAGGGCGCGGGAAATCGCCCTGGCCGAGGAACAGGACCTGGAGCGGAATTTCCGCATGACCGCCGCCCGTATCGTCGATCCCGCCGCCCGCGCCGTATTCGAAAAGGTGGCAGAGGAAACCCGCAACCACTACCTGATCATCGAATCCGAATATTCGCGAACCATGGCCATGGTCCACGAAACGGACATGGATATCTACGTCCGCGAATAG
- a CDS encoding EamA family transporter, whose product MLSGLQGAGDWYILALLAWLLMGTQRFFYKVSAARGCNSAWTTFAFMATVTLLSAALFFSTGENPGEPGLLVLIALLNSLAFLAGTISHIEALKHLPAGVVYPLTRLSLVVVVLFSVLFFQDRLSPWQGLGITLALAVVLLLTRQPGAGSGPATASRRGLALVLVAILAGAAASISSKFAALHTGKLAFMAVSYCASTLFSLGLTGRLQPTEAGGRHREALLIGLAMGVLNFAGYYAFLRALELGPLSVIAALTSMHFVIAIALSVAVYRERLTRTRLLGILLTLASVLLMRL is encoded by the coding sequence ACTGGTACATCCTGGCCCTGCTGGCCTGGTTGCTGATGGGGACCCAGCGCTTTTTCTACAAGGTTTCCGCCGCGCGGGGCTGCAACTCGGCCTGGACCACCTTCGCCTTCATGGCGACGGTGACCCTGCTGAGCGCGGCCCTGTTCTTCTCCACCGGCGAAAACCCCGGCGAACCGGGACTGCTGGTTCTCATCGCCCTGCTCAACAGCCTGGCCTTTCTGGCCGGGACGATTTCCCACATCGAGGCCCTCAAACACCTCCCCGCGGGGGTCGTCTATCCCCTGACCCGCCTGAGCCTGGTGGTGGTAGTGCTGTTTTCGGTGCTGTTCTTCCAGGATCGGCTCTCCCCCTGGCAGGGGCTCGGCATCACCCTGGCCCTGGCGGTGGTCCTCCTGTTGACCCGCCAGCCGGGCGCCGGAAGCGGCCCGGCTACGGCCTCACGGCGCGGCCTGGCCCTGGTCCTGGTGGCCATTCTGGCCGGTGCGGCGGCCTCGATCTCCAGCAAGTTCGCCGCCCTGCACACCGGCAAGCTCGCCTTCATGGCCGTTTCCTATTGCGCCTCGACCCTGTTTTCCCTGGGCCTGACCGGCCGCCTGCAGCCGACCGAGGCCGGCGGCAGGCACCGCGAGGCGCTGCTGATCGGCTTGGCCATGGGGGTGCTCAATTTCGCCGGCTACTACGCCTTTCTCCGGGCCCTCGAGCTGGGCCCCCTGTCGGTCATCGCCGCGCTGACCAGCATGCACTTCGTCATCGCCATCGCCCTGTCGGTGGCGGTCTATCGTGAACGGCTCACCCGCACCCGGCTGCTCGGCATCCTGCTGACCCTGGCCTCGGTGCTGCTGATGCGGCTATAG